In Treponema primitia ZAS-2, a genomic segment contains:
- a CDS encoding PD-(D/E)XK nuclease family transposase, whose amino-acid sequence MNNNEPDKPAENPVPKKPIQIKAEDDLLDITRDPVFKAVLIRDSPGSRNALRCLVSAAIDQPVTVLSVTANEPPVNNLRDREIRYDIAVKFNDGSLGDIEMTLYPDTHEHLRQEYYLARLFTTQDIKGIEHHYKDLQPAWQISILGKNIHNDQALVHRFRYYDQENNLSFNGLTAIINIELKKAEQFLDKPIPAMTPIERWSVFFQYALDPERLDLINEILNYDEGVAMATAELLTVSEDERERARIEHELKNQLDWQSGMTNARLEGEDTGYKLAKMEYDGIIQTLKAEREQAEQEREQAKQERQQAEQKRRESVQNLRGLGLGDGQITQALGLSPEEVSEYL is encoded by the coding sequence ATGAACAATAATGAACCAGACAAGCCCGCCGAAAATCCCGTCCCTAAAAAGCCGATACAGATCAAAGCGGAAGACGACCTCCTGGACATCACCCGGGACCCGGTCTTCAAAGCCGTGCTTATCCGGGACTCCCCCGGCTCCCGCAATGCCCTGCGCTGCCTCGTTTCCGCCGCCATAGACCAGCCGGTCACCGTCCTTTCCGTCACCGCCAACGAGCCCCCGGTCAACAATCTCCGGGATCGGGAGATCCGCTACGACATAGCGGTCAAATTTAACGACGGCAGCCTGGGCGACATCGAAATGACCCTGTACCCGGATACCCATGAGCATCTGAGGCAGGAATACTACCTGGCCCGGCTTTTTACCACCCAGGATATCAAGGGCATTGAGCACCACTATAAAGACCTGCAGCCTGCCTGGCAGATATCCATCCTGGGCAAGAACATCCATAACGACCAAGCCCTGGTCCACCGCTTCCGGTACTATGACCAGGAAAACAACTTGTCCTTTAACGGCCTGACTGCTATAATTAACATTGAGCTAAAAAAGGCGGAGCAGTTTCTGGACAAGCCCATTCCGGCGATGACGCCGATAGAGCGCTGGTCGGTTTTTTTCCAGTATGCCCTGGATCCCGAGCGGCTGGATTTGATTAACGAGATACTAAACTACGATGAAGGAGTAGCCATGGCGACAGCGGAACTCTTAACGGTAAGTGAGGACGAAAGAGAACGGGCGCGGATTGAGCATGAACTCAAAAACCAGCTGGACTGGCAGAGCGGGATGACAAACGCCAGGCTCGAAGGGGAGGACACAGGATATAAACTGGCCAAGATGGAATATGACGGGATAATCCAAACCTTGAAAGCGGAGCGTGAGCAGGCGGAACAGGAGCGTGAGCAAGCGAAGCAGGAACGGCAGCAAGCGGAACAAAAGCGGCGGGAATCTGTCCAAAACCTGCGTGGCTTAGGCCTGGGTGATGGGCAGATTACCCAGGCCCTGGGCCTTTCCCCGGAGGAAGTGTCCGAATACCTGTAA
- a CDS encoding phosphotransferase family protein translates to MSGKKILVERPSKKIYLEDGKVYKVMGDAYLASDVLNEALNLAAVGETELRVPKLLEVTKIDGEWAIVWEYIQGNTLAELMEKNPAQADAYLDRFVEIQMRMQLYNASRLPSQFEKLHRKISVCGLDATVRYELHTRLEGLPRHTKLCHGDFNPSNIIITDKDEDYIIDWSHATQGNASADAAQTYLLFYLAGQQDRAEKYLNLFCKKTDTAKQYAQKWISIVAASQLVKGKFEEKETLLRWANVAEYQ, encoded by the coding sequence ATGAGCGGGAAAAAGATACTGGTTGAGCGGCCCTCCAAGAAAATTTATCTGGAGGACGGCAAGGTTTATAAGGTAATGGGCGATGCCTACCTGGCCTCGGATGTGCTGAACGAAGCCCTGAACCTGGCCGCCGTGGGGGAGACAGAACTCCGGGTCCCGAAACTTCTGGAGGTTACTAAAATTGACGGGGAATGGGCCATAGTCTGGGAGTACATCCAGGGAAACACCCTGGCGGAACTTATGGAAAAAAATCCCGCCCAGGCCGATGCCTACCTTGACCGCTTTGTGGAGATCCAGATGAGGATGCAGCTCTACAACGCCTCCCGGCTGCCTTCCCAGTTTGAAAAACTGCACCGGAAGATCAGCGTGTGCGGCCTGGACGCCACGGTCCGCTATGAGCTCCACACCCGCCTGGAGGGTCTGCCCCGGCATACCAAGCTCTGCCACGGGGACTTCAACCCCAGCAATATCATTATCACCGACAAGGACGAGGACTATATCATCGACTGGTCCCATGCCACCCAGGGAAACGCCTCTGCCGACGCGGCCCAGACTTATCTGCTGTTCTACCTGGCCGGGCAGCAGGACCGGGCTGAAAAGTACCTGAACCTGTTCTGCAAGAAAACTGATACTGCAAAACAGTATGCGCAAAAGTGGATTTCCATTGTTGCCGCTTCCCAACTGGTAAAAGGGAAATTCGAGGAGAAGGAAACATTGCTGCGCTGGGCTAATGTGGCGGAATATCAATAA
- the adhE gene encoding bifunctional acetaldehyde-CoA/alcohol dehydrogenase, with product MAVVKAGEKTPGEVPEPESLENILARVRKAQKAYSAFTQEQVDKIFFAAARAADRARIPLAKLAVEETGMGIVEDKVIKNHYAAEYIYNAYKNTKTCGVIEDDPAAGYKRIAEPVGILAAIIPTTNPTSTAIFKTLLALKTRNGIVISPHPRAKKSTCAAAKVVLDAAVAAGAPEGIIGWIGEPSLEASNGVMKGADLILATGGPGMVKAAYSSGKPAIGVGSGNTPAIIDDSADILLAVSSIIHSKTFDNGMICASEQSVIILDSIYDKVKQEFADRGCYILNKAETEKVRKTIIVNGALNAGIVGQKAYKIAEMAGLKVPESAKILIGEVTSVELSEEFAHEKLSPVLGMYRAKNFAEALDKAEQLVRDGGYGHTSSLYINTVTGQEKLKEYQSRMKTGRILVNTPSSHGGIGDLYNFRLTPSLTLGCGTWGGNSVSENVGVKHLLNIKTVAERRENMLWFRAPEKVYIKRGCLPVALDELKNVMGKKRALIITDNFLYSNGYTKPVTDKLDELGIVHTSFFNVEPDPTLACAREGAAQAAVFKPDVIIALGGGSAMDAGKIIWVLYEHPDADFQDMAMRFVDIRKRIYTFPKLGEKAYFIAVPTSAGTGSEVTPFAVITDETVGMKYPLADYELMPDMAIVDADFQMDAPKGLTSASGIDAVTHALEAYASVMATDYTDGLAIQALKLIFQYLPAAYNEGAGNPVAREKMANAATMAGMAFANAFLGVCHSMAHKLGAFHHLPHGIANALMINHVLRFNAKEVPPKMGTFSQYDHPKTLARYAEVAAALGLKGKTDAEKLESLIAGIAKLKDAIGIKKTIKEYNIDEKDFLARLDEMSEQAFDDQCTGANPRYPLIAEIKQMYLNAYYGNEGGDL from the coding sequence ATGGCTGTAGTCAAGGCCGGCGAAAAAACGCCCGGCGAAGTTCCGGAGCCGGAGAGCCTGGAGAATATCCTGGCCCGGGTGCGGAAAGCCCAGAAAGCCTATTCGGCTTTTACCCAGGAACAGGTGGACAAGATATTTTTTGCCGCCGCCCGGGCCGCGGATAGGGCACGTATCCCCCTGGCAAAGCTTGCGGTGGAAGAAACCGGCATGGGTATTGTAGAAGATAAGGTTATCAAAAACCATTATGCCGCTGAGTATATCTACAATGCCTATAAGAACACTAAGACCTGCGGGGTGATCGAGGATGACCCTGCCGCAGGGTATAAACGGATTGCCGAGCCGGTGGGTATACTGGCCGCCATAATCCCCACCACCAACCCCACCTCCACAGCGATTTTCAAAACCCTACTGGCCCTGAAAACCCGGAACGGGATCGTCATCAGCCCCCACCCCCGGGCGAAGAAAAGCACCTGCGCCGCTGCCAAGGTGGTGCTGGATGCGGCAGTTGCCGCAGGGGCCCCTGAGGGGATCATCGGCTGGATTGGGGAGCCCTCGCTTGAGGCTTCCAACGGGGTGATGAAGGGAGCGGACCTGATCCTTGCCACCGGCGGACCCGGTATGGTCAAGGCGGCCTATTCCAGCGGAAAGCCCGCCATCGGGGTCGGATCGGGAAATACCCCGGCCATCATCGACGACAGCGCGGACATACTTCTGGCGGTGAGTTCCATCATCCACTCCAAGACCTTTGACAACGGGATGATCTGCGCCTCCGAACAGTCGGTGATCATCCTGGACAGTATCTATGACAAGGTTAAGCAGGAATTTGCCGACCGGGGTTGTTATATCCTCAACAAGGCGGAAACCGAGAAGGTACGGAAGACCATTATCGTCAACGGCGCCCTGAACGCCGGCATAGTGGGGCAGAAAGCCTACAAAATCGCAGAAATGGCGGGGCTCAAGGTCCCGGAATCTGCGAAGATCCTCATCGGGGAAGTGACCAGCGTGGAGCTTTCCGAGGAATTCGCCCACGAAAAACTTTCCCCCGTGCTGGGCATGTACCGGGCAAAGAACTTTGCCGAAGCCCTGGACAAGGCGGAACAGCTTGTCCGGGATGGCGGTTACGGCCATACTTCCTCGCTCTACATAAACACGGTCACGGGCCAGGAAAAGCTCAAGGAATACCAGAGCCGGATGAAGACCGGCCGTATCCTGGTGAACACCCCCTCTTCCCACGGCGGCATCGGGGACCTCTACAACTTCAGGCTTACCCCTTCCCTTACCCTGGGCTGCGGTACCTGGGGGGGAAATTCGGTTTCCGAAAACGTCGGGGTCAAACACCTGCTCAACATCAAAACTGTGGCGGAGAGGAGAGAAAATATGCTGTGGTTCAGGGCGCCTGAAAAAGTATACATAAAGAGGGGCTGCCTCCCGGTGGCCCTGGATGAGTTGAAAAACGTGATGGGCAAAAAGCGGGCCCTGATCATTACCGATAATTTCCTCTATTCCAACGGCTACACCAAACCGGTGACCGACAAACTGGATGAGCTGGGCATAGTCCACACCAGCTTCTTCAATGTGGAGCCCGACCCGACTTTGGCCTGCGCCAGGGAAGGGGCCGCCCAAGCTGCTGTTTTCAAGCCCGACGTTATCATCGCCCTGGGAGGCGGTTCCGCCATGGACGCCGGGAAGATCATCTGGGTACTCTACGAACACCCGGACGCTGATTTCCAGGACATGGCCATGCGCTTTGTGGACATACGCAAGCGAATCTATACCTTCCCCAAACTGGGGGAGAAGGCCTACTTTATCGCGGTCCCCACCTCTGCGGGCACCGGTTCCGAGGTAACCCCCTTTGCGGTGATCACCGACGAAACCGTGGGCATGAAGTACCCCCTGGCGGATTATGAGCTTATGCCCGACATGGCCATTGTGGACGCGGACTTCCAGATGGACGCTCCCAAGGGCCTCACCAGCGCTTCGGGCATCGACGCGGTGACCCACGCCCTGGAAGCCTACGCTTCTGTGATGGCCACGGACTATACCGACGGCCTGGCCATCCAGGCCCTGAAACTGATCTTCCAGTACCTCCCCGCCGCCTATAACGAAGGCGCCGGCAATCCTGTGGCCCGTGAAAAAATGGCCAACGCCGCCACCATGGCCGGCATGGCCTTTGCCAACGCCTTCCTGGGGGTCTGCCATTCCATGGCCCACAAACTCGGCGCCTTCCACCACCTGCCCCACGGCATCGCCAACGCCCTGATGATCAACCACGTACTCCGGTTCAACGCCAAAGAGGTCCCCCCAAAGATGGGAACCTTCTCCCAGTACGATCACCCCAAAACCCTCGCCCGGTACGCCGAAGTAGCCGCCGCCCTGGGTCTCAAGGGAAAAACCGATGCAGAAAAACTGGAGAGCCTCATCGCCGGAATAGCCAAGCTGAAGGACGCGATCGGGATCAAGAAAACTATCAAAGAATACAACATCGATGAAAAAGATTTCCTGGCCCGGCTTGACGAAATGAGCGAACAGGCCTTTGACGATCAGTGCACCGGCGCAAATCCCCGGTATCCCCTGATTGCGGAAATCAAACAGATGTACCTTAACGCCTACTACGGTAATGAAGGGGGTGATTTATGA
- a CDS encoding ATP-binding cassette domain-containing protein: MWCGKTVFCAALLGMLEHPGYIKSGSIAWTLSAGSWKAGFSAEAADSPVLELGSLEEKEWRHIRGREISMIFQNPVQALNHSRTIRSQFIEAIRAHHRHAGKRECIALAETALEDAMLSESGKILNSYPFELSGGMCQRVMIALALIHRPTLLIADEPTTALDTKNQTGILELLARVRELYHTAILLVSHDEKVISEITDRKISLL; the protein is encoded by the coding sequence CTGTGGTGCGGCAAGACGGTTTTTTGTGCCGCCCTTCTGGGTATGCTGGAACATCCGGGGTATATCAAAAGCGGAAGCATAGCATGGACACTGAGCGCCGGCTCCTGGAAGGCCGGCTTTTCCGCAGAGGCCGCTGACTCGCCGGTCCTGGAGTTGGGTTCCCTGGAGGAAAAGGAATGGCGGCATATACGGGGAAGGGAGATATCCATGATCTTCCAGAACCCCGTACAGGCCTTGAACCATTCCCGGACTATCCGCAGTCAGTTTATTGAAGCGATTCGCGCTCACCATCGCCATGCGGGTAAACGGGAATGTATAGCCCTGGCGGAAACGGCGCTTGAAGACGCCATGCTCAGTGAGTCGGGAAAAATCCTGAACAGCTATCCCTTCGAGCTTTCCGGAGGCATGTGCCAGCGGGTGATGATCGCCCTGGCCCTGATACACAGGCCTACGCTCCTGATTGCCGATGAACCAACCACCGCATTGGATACAAAAAACCAGACAGGGATTCTGGAACTTCTTGCCCGGGTCCGGGAACTGTACCATACCGCAATACTGTTGGTTTCCCATGATGAGAAGGTTATCAGCGAAATTACGGATAGAAAAATCAGCCTGTTATAG
- a CDS encoding energy-coupling factor ABC transporter ATP-binding protein — protein MAAMNKQEGPVIEACSLSAAYDGQAANGSGMVLREIAFAIQAGERVALVGANGAGKTSLLLTMVGILPIASGSLEMGGVELGAGPQDKRKLQELRSRVSLVFQDPEDQLFMPSIYEDLAFGPRNMGLSETEVRDRVDEVLDRLGISFLRDRSPLRLSGGEKRLAAIAASLTMNPSILLFDEPTAFLDPKARRKLMGILQSLPHTQLIATHDLDFAASLCPRVILLQEGAVFAQGPAEELLRNGALMDQCGLEAVELA, from the coding sequence ATGGCAGCTATGAACAAACAGGAGGGTCCTGTCATTGAGGCCTGTTCCCTTTCCGCCGCCTACGACGGGCAGGCGGCCAATGGCTCCGGTATGGTCCTGCGAGAGATAGCCTTTGCAATACAGGCTGGGGAACGGGTTGCCCTGGTGGGGGCCAACGGCGCTGGCAAAACCAGCCTGCTGCTTACCATGGTAGGAATACTGCCCATCGCCTCAGGCAGCCTGGAAATGGGGGGCGTTGAGCTTGGGGCTGGTCCCCAGGATAAACGGAAACTGCAGGAACTGCGAAGCCGGGTTTCCTTAGTGTTCCAGGACCCAGAGGACCAGCTCTTTATGCCCAGCATCTACGAGGACCTGGCTTTTGGCCCCCGGAATATGGGGCTGTCCGAAACAGAAGTCCGTGACCGGGTAGATGAAGTCCTGGACCGGCTGGGAATCAGCTTCCTCAGGGACCGATCCCCCCTCAGGCTGTCCGGGGGCGAAAAACGGCTGGCAGCGATTGCCGCGAGCCTCACTATGAACCCGTCCATCCTGCTCTTTGACGAGCCAACAGCTTTTCTGGACCCCAAGGCCCGGCGTAAGCTGATGGGCATATTACAATCACTGCCCCATACCCAGCTTATTGCTACCCATGATTTGGACTTTGCCGCCTCCCTCTGCCCCCGGGTAATTCTCCTGCAAGAAGGCGCCGTTTTTGCCCAGGGTCCGGCAGAAGAACTGCTGCGGAATGGAGCTTTGATGGATCAATGCGGGCTTGAAGCTGTTGAACTTGCCTGA
- the cbiQ gene encoding cobalt ECF transporter T component CbiQ: MDHTTQTLYTLEQLSAGRSALHRLHPGVKILAALFFMVTVISFNRYSLGRIVPFLFYPCILIAWGDIPLGLLLGRTALALPFCLFAGISNLIFERSIAVTLLNIPISYGLLSLLTLLLRTLLCVAAVLILMAVTPLTRITAQLRRFRCPALFVTLLEISYRYIAVLIAEASSMYTAYILRSGGAKGIELKHMGSFIGHLFLRSADRAERVYAAMKCRGYDLDKAPRYPLALCAVDIRFLALVCGFCILFRVVDVSALLGSLIRMVVWQL; encoded by the coding sequence ATGGATCATACCACCCAAACACTGTATACCCTGGAACAGCTTTCGGCGGGGCGGAGCGCTCTCCACCGCCTGCATCCGGGGGTAAAGATACTTGCCGCCCTGTTCTTTATGGTTACCGTTATTTCCTTTAACCGCTATTCCCTGGGGAGGATCGTACCTTTTCTGTTCTACCCCTGTATCCTCATCGCCTGGGGGGATATTCCCCTGGGCCTGCTGCTGGGCCGTACCGCCCTGGCCTTGCCCTTCTGCCTCTTCGCGGGGATTTCAAATCTTATCTTTGAACGCAGTATCGCAGTAACACTGTTGAATATTCCGATAAGCTACGGCCTCCTGTCTTTGCTTACCTTGCTGTTGAGGACCCTGCTCTGTGTGGCGGCGGTGCTGATCCTGATGGCGGTCACCCCCCTTACCCGGATCACCGCCCAATTGCGGCGCTTCCGCTGCCCCGCACTTTTTGTAACCCTCCTGGAAATCAGCTACCGGTATATCGCGGTCCTGATCGCCGAGGCATCCTCCATGTATACCGCATATATACTCAGGAGCGGTGGCGCGAAGGGAATCGAATTGAAACACATGGGAAGTTTTATCGGTCACCTGTTCCTGCGCAGCGCCGACCGGGCCGAGCGGGTCTACGCCGCCATGAAGTGCCGGGGCTATGATCTGGATAAGGCCCCCAGGTATCCCCTGGCTTTGTGCGCCGTGGATATCCGTTTTCTGGCGCTGGTTTGCGGTTTCTGTATCCTTTTCCGGGTGGTGGATGTTTCCGCCCTCCTGGGATCCTTGATAAGGATGGTAGTATGGCAGCTATGA
- a CDS encoding energy-coupling factor ABC transporter permease, giving the protein MADVLISPAVGGVLWAASAASATYATVKIKNELGDKKIPIMAVSGAFVFAAQMINFTIPGTGSSGHIGGGILLAGLLGPFPALLTIAAVLAIQCLFFADGGLLALGCNIFNMGVIPTLIIYPLLFKPLLTKGIKLSRLSLASIVSVVVGLQLGAFGVVLETLASGITALPFSVFVLLMQPIHLAIGIVEGIITAAVLGFVYQMRPEILETSEQRVPLGTGVSIKKPLIALGIITLLVGGLLSIFASAYPDGLEWAMEKTAGTTELEAEGPAFRQAEAIQEATAFMPDYNFRDAGEDGSAIGTTVAGIVGAAFTALLAGAAGFVIYKVKRSKAA; this is encoded by the coding sequence ATGGCTGACGTGCTTATTTCCCCCGCCGTGGGGGGCGTACTTTGGGCCGCGAGCGCCGCTTCTGCGACTTACGCGACGGTGAAGATCAAAAACGAGTTGGGCGATAAAAAGATCCCTATCATGGCGGTATCCGGGGCCTTTGTGTTCGCCGCCCAGATGATCAACTTTACTATCCCCGGCACCGGTTCCAGCGGGCATATCGGGGGCGGTATTTTGCTGGCAGGGCTCCTGGGGCCATTTCCGGCGCTGCTGACCATTGCGGCGGTGCTGGCTATCCAGTGCCTGTTCTTTGCGGACGGCGGCCTTCTGGCCCTGGGCTGCAATATTTTTAACATGGGGGTTATCCCGACCCTGATTATCTATCCCCTGCTTTTTAAACCCCTCCTTACAAAGGGCATCAAGCTTTCTAGGCTCTCCCTGGCCTCAATCGTTTCGGTGGTGGTGGGGCTCCAGCTTGGCGCCTTTGGGGTGGTCCTGGAAACTTTGGCATCCGGAATCACTGCCCTGCCCTTCTCGGTTTTTGTGCTCCTTATGCAGCCCATCCATCTGGCCATCGGCATTGTGGAAGGTATCATTACTGCAGCGGTCCTGGGCTTTGTCTACCAGATGCGCCCAGAAATACTGGAAACCAGTGAACAGCGTGTCCCCCTGGGGACAGGCGTTTCCATAAAGAAGCCCCTCATTGCCCTGGGGATAATTACCCTTTTGGTGGGGGGGCTCCTGTCGATCTTTGCTTCTGCCTATCCTGATGGGCTGGAATGGGCCATGGAAAAAACTGCGGGGACCACGGAGCTTGAAGCGGAGGGGCCAGCATTCCGCCAGGCCGAAGCCATTCAGGAAGCCACTGCATTCATGCCGGACTACAATTTCCGGGATGCCGGTGAAGACGGTTCCGCCATAGGGACCACCGTGGCGGGCATAGTCGGCGCGGCCTTTACCGCCCTTCTGGCAGGCGCCGCAGGTTTTGTGATCTATAAGGTCAAACGGAGTAAAGCCGCCTGA
- a CDS encoding OB-fold nucleic acid binding domain-containing protein, with protein MSKTAAVLAGFEEIEADKLRKVIAKKAGIKLVAYEKQFFDGCRRNGVTDDVIQKIWDMMLSFDRYSFCKPHSASYAMVSFQSAYLRVHHPAEFMVAVLSNQALGFLRKLHPLALWKDKVVVVQRIKAVHIGGYLGRYVCLVGWQVTQKEVWAKDGLTMSFLTFEDETAIYETVIFPKVYDQYNRLLFDQRPFLVYGRVTEDNGAVSLEVTRIELLSERN; from the coding sequence GTGAGTAAAACTGCGGCTGTCCTTGCAGGGTTTGAAGAAATTGAAGCTGACAAGTTACGAAAGGTGATTGCTAAGAAAGCAGGGATTAAACTTGTGGCCTATGAAAAACAATTTTTTGATGGTTGCCGTCGCAATGGTGTAACCGATGATGTGATACAAAAAATATGGGATATGATGTTATCCTTTGACAGGTACAGTTTTTGTAAACCTCACTCAGCTTCTTATGCAATGGTGTCTTTCCAGTCAGCATATCTACGTGTCCATCACCCTGCGGAATTCATGGTGGCGGTTTTAAGCAATCAGGCTTTGGGCTTTCTGCGCAAATTACATCCTTTGGCATTATGGAAAGATAAAGTTGTGGTAGTCCAACGTATTAAGGCAGTGCATATTGGGGGATACCTGGGGCGCTACGTCTGCCTGGTCGGTTGGCAAGTAACGCAAAAAGAAGTTTGGGCCAAAGATGGTTTAACCATGAGCTTTTTAACCTTTGAAGATGAGACGGCGATATACGAAACAGTAATTTTTCCGAAGGTGTATGACCAGTACAACCGGCTGTTATTTGATCAGCGGCCTTTTTTGGTGTATGGGCGGGTTACTGAGGATAATGGGGCAGTGTCGCTAGAGGTGACACGAATTGAATTATTAAGTGAGAGAAATTAG
- a CDS encoding [FeFe] hydrogenase, group A has protein sequence MSEKSYMKVDGIRVEIAGERNLLEVARKAGVEMPTFCYHSELSIYGACRMCVVEIEGAGLEASCSAQPRAGMSIHTNTVRLRRYRKNILEMLLANHCRDCTTCEKSRQCKLQELALRFNLDDVRFPNKAMDHKIDDQSLCLTRDSSKCILCGDCIRMCNEIQGVGAIDFAGRGASMRVSAIFDKPLAESGCVGCGQCARVCPTGAIVVKNDSAAVWRALEDKNSVVSVQIAPAVRVALGDAFGLEGDCSGLIVAALRRIGFDVVYDTATGADLTVIEEASELMQRVKEKKALPLFSSCCPAWVTFCEQRYPELLNCVSSCRSPMQMLASLIRETEKNAKGDDEIKYVHVAIMPCTAKKAEAARSEFRAADAQDVDHVLTTLELIRMIREAGIVFSELESEALDYPLGLFSGAGVIFGAAGGVTEAVLRYITGSGNLSFINYEPLAGLEGVKTLSLALPEEGEAGNAAAHTIRIAVVSGLHNADELIKHIKAGKEQFDFVEVMSCPSGCINGGGQPAASPAACKERGHSLYAADKRNSIKRSDLNPVTMELYKTVLKGERAHELLHVRYGSIDKKLQR, from the coding sequence ATGTCTGAAAAGTCTTATATGAAAGTTGACGGTATCAGGGTCGAAATAGCAGGTGAACGGAACCTGCTGGAGGTAGCGCGGAAAGCCGGGGTAGAGATGCCGACTTTTTGCTATCATTCGGAATTGTCGATTTATGGCGCCTGCCGCATGTGCGTGGTGGAGATAGAGGGAGCCGGGCTGGAAGCTTCCTGTTCCGCGCAGCCCCGGGCTGGTATGTCCATACACACCAACACGGTGCGTCTGCGCCGTTACCGGAAGAATATTTTGGAGATGCTTCTGGCAAACCATTGCCGGGACTGTACTACCTGTGAAAAAAGCAGGCAGTGTAAGCTACAGGAATTGGCCCTGCGATTTAACCTTGATGATGTACGTTTCCCGAATAAAGCAATGGATCACAAAATTGATGATCAGTCCCTGTGCCTGACCCGGGACAGCAGCAAGTGTATACTTTGCGGGGACTGCATCAGGATGTGCAACGAAATTCAGGGAGTCGGCGCGATCGACTTTGCAGGAAGGGGCGCCTCAATGCGGGTGAGCGCGATCTTTGACAAGCCCCTGGCAGAATCGGGCTGTGTGGGCTGCGGCCAGTGCGCCCGGGTTTGCCCCACCGGGGCAATTGTGGTAAAGAACGACAGCGCCGCTGTGTGGCGGGCTCTGGAAGACAAAAACTCTGTGGTGAGCGTTCAGATCGCCCCTGCCGTGCGGGTTGCCCTGGGCGATGCCTTCGGCCTTGAAGGGGACTGCTCCGGCTTGATTGTGGCGGCTCTGCGGCGCATAGGTTTTGATGTGGTGTATGATACGGCGACAGGCGCCGACCTGACAGTGATAGAAGAGGCCTCCGAGCTTATGCAGCGGGTTAAAGAAAAAAAAGCCTTGCCTCTTTTTAGTTCTTGCTGCCCCGCATGGGTTACTTTTTGTGAGCAACGCTACCCTGAGCTTCTTAACTGTGTGTCAAGCTGTCGTTCGCCCATGCAGATGCTTGCTTCGCTCATCAGGGAAACGGAAAAAAACGCGAAAGGGGACGATGAAATAAAATACGTCCATGTCGCCATCATGCCCTGTACGGCAAAAAAAGCGGAAGCTGCCCGTAGCGAATTCAGGGCCGCTGATGCGCAGGATGTGGACCATGTGCTGACCACACTGGAGCTAATCAGGATGATTCGTGAAGCGGGCATCGTGTTTTCTGAGCTTGAAAGCGAAGCCCTGGATTATCCCCTGGGTTTGTTTTCCGGCGCAGGGGTCATTTTCGGCGCCGCAGGAGGAGTAACCGAGGCGGTATTGCGGTATATCACGGGGTCTGGAAATTTAAGCTTTATTAATTACGAACCATTGGCCGGCCTGGAGGGGGTAAAAACCTTAAGCCTGGCTTTGCCCGAAGAAGGCGAGGCAGGAAACGCGGCGGCTCATACTATACGCATAGCCGTGGTAAGCGGACTGCACAATGCAGATGAACTGATCAAACACATTAAAGCGGGAAAGGAGCAATTTGACTTTGTCGAGGTAATGTCCTGCCCATCGGGTTGTATAAACGGCGGTGGCCAGCCTGCCGCTTCCCCCGCTGCGTGTAAAGAACGGGGACACAGCCTCTACGCAGCGGATAAGAGGAACAGCATCAAACGTTCGGACCTGAACCCGGTTACCATGGAGTTATATAAGACAGTACTCAAGGGCGAGCGGGCCCATGAGTTGCTGCATGTCCGGTATGGAAGTATTGACAAAAAATTACAGAGATGA